The DNA segment TGATCCTTATGTCGCTCGTGCGAAGCGCGAGGGGTGGCGCTCGCGCGCCGCCTTCAAGCTCATCGAGATCGACGACAAGATGAAGTTCCTGAAGCCGGGCGCGCGGGTGGTTGACCTCGGCGCCGCGCCGGGGGGCTGGAGCCAGGTCGCGGCCAAGCGCATCAAGGCGGAAGACGGCGGTGGCCATGTGGTCGCGATCGACCTGCTTGAGATCGACCCGGTCACGGGGGTCGACTTCGTCCAGATGGACTTCCTCGCGGATGACGCGCCGGATCGTCTGAAGGAAATGCTGGGTGGCGAAGCGGATGTCGTGATGTCGGACATGGCGGCAAACACGACCGGCCACCGGGCCACGGACCATCTGCGTATCGTCGGTCTGGTCGAGCTCGCCATTGATTTCGCGGGGCAGGTTTTGGCGCCGGGCGGGGCTTTCGTCGCCAAGGTGTTCCAGGGGGGCACCGAGGGCTCGTTGCTGGCCGAACTGAAGCGCAATTTCGCGACGGTGAAACATGTGAAGCCACAGGCCAGCCGAGCGGATTCGGCTGAGCTCTATGTGGTTGCCATGGGGTTTCGGGGCCGGTCTTCCGTCAGCGGTGACGACCTGGACGCCTGATCAGGCGGCGCTGCCCATCTCTCCGGGCGGTTCCGCGGGCGCTGAAGGTTTCTCGCGGCGTCGGGCAAGTGCCGCGCCCGCATCCGCCGGCAGCCGCATGAAGAAGAACGCCGAGCACATCGCGATCAACCCGACAATGGCGAAAGCGACGCTGAAATCCTCGACTTGGATCGCGCCGTCGCCCCGCCAGCTGCGCATGCCATCGAGTACCAGGGCGCCCACCGCGACACCGGTCGAAATTGCCACCTGCTGCGCCACGCTGGCGAAGCTGGTCGCCCGGCTCATCGCCTCGTTCGAAATGTCGGCATAGGACAGCGCATTGGTGCTGGTGAATTGCAGCGAACGGAAGAACCCGCCCAGCAGCAGGACGCCGACCATCAGCGCATAGGGCATGCCGGGGCGGAACAGGGCAGAGGACGCGACGAAGGCTGCCGCGATGAAGCAGTTCACCACCAGTACCCGCCGGAAGCCGAACATGCGGATGATGGGCGCTGCGGTGAACTTCATCGTCATCGCGCCCAAGGCGGAGGCAAAGGTGATCATCCCCGAAGCGAAGGGCGTGAGCCCGAAGCCGAGCTGCAGCATCAGCGGCAGCAGGAAAGGTATCGCCCCGATACCGACACGGAACAGGGACGCACCGATGACGCCGGCGAAGAAGGTGGGGACCTTGAGCAGCGTCAAATCGAGAATGGGCCGCGGCGTGCCGCGCGCGTGGCGCACATAGAAGAACATCGCCACCGCGCCGACGGCGATCACCGACAGGGCGATCCACCACGCCACCGCGTGCTGGCCGAGCAGTGCGAAGCCGAAAATCAGGCCAGCAAGGCCGACTCCCGAGAGCGCCATGCCGTGAAAATCGAAGGCGCCGACGTCGTCTTCGCGAATATCGGGAATGAAGCGCGTCGCCAGCGTGATGCCCAGCAGGCCGATCGGAATATTCAGGAAGAAGATCAGTCGCCAGTCGAAATAGGTGGTGATGAACCCGCCGATCGGCGGTCCGACAACGGGGCCGAGCAACGCCGGCACGGTGAGCCAGGCAAGGGCTGAAACGATACCTTCCTTCGGCACGGTGCGCAGAATCACCAGTCGCCCGACCGGCACCATCATGGCCCCGCCCATGCCCTGGATGATTCTGAAGAGCACGAAATCGGGCAGTGAATGCGCGAGCCCACACAGTATGGAGCCCGCCGTGAACACGATGATGGCGGCGCGGAATACGGTGCGCGAGCCGAACCTGTCGGCGAACCAGCCGCTGGCGGGGATGAATACCGCAAGACTCAGGAGATAGGAGGTCAGCGCCAGTTTCAGGGCGATCGGGTCCTCGTGCATGTCGGCGGCAATGGCCGGCAGCGAGGTGGCGATCACAGTCGAATCAAGCTGTTCCATGAACAGCGCGCAGGCGACGATGAGTGGAACGAGACGTTCAGGGCGCACGGCGAGGACCTGTTTCGATCGGACGCGACCGATCACCGGGCTATTAACGCCGATGGCGCATTCGGACGATGTCAAAATGCACACAAATCCGTCATCAGGTGGGGACGATGATCGCGTTGGGCGACGCGGATCGGCATTGCGTGCAACACAGAGCAAGACTTCTAGGAAAGCGCATCGCACCATGGTAAGAGCCCTCGCCAACTCGTAGCGGAGCCGCTGTACCAAGGCTGGCTCCGTTCCGTTCATCCATCCATCGGGCATGACGGAGACCTCTCCGCACGCCCTTATCGGGAGTTGGCGATGTCGGTTCGTGACGGCCTCGCGCGGGAAGCGCTTACCTTCGACGACGTGCTGCTCAAGCCTGGCCTGTCCGATGTGATGCCGGGCGAGGTGGATATTTCCTCGCGCGTCACTCGGACGATCTCTCTCAATCTTCCGATCCTGTCCTCCGCGATGGACACCGTCACCGAGGGTCGTCTTGCGATCGCGATGGCACAGGCCGGCGGTCTCGGCATCATCCACCGAAATCTCGAGCCGGAAGTTCAGGCTGAGCATGTGCGGATGGTCAAGAAGTTCGAGAGCGGCATGGTGGTGAATCCCGTCACCATCCATCCCGACCAGAAGCTCGCCGATGCACTGGCGCTGATGAAGGCTCACGGCATTTCCGGCATTCCGGTGGTGGAACGTGGCGCGAATGGCCGTAACGGCAAGCTGGTGGGTATTCTGACCAACCGCGACGTGCGCTTCGCCACCAATCCCGCTCAGCCGGTCTCCGAACTGATGACCAAGGACCGGCTCGTCACTGTCCACGAGAGCGTGGAGCAGGGCGAAGCCAAGCGCCTTCTGCATCAGTTCCGCATCGAAAAGCTGCTCGTGGTCGACAATGAGCAGCGCTGCGTCGGCCTCATCACCGTCAAGGATATGGAAAAGGCGGTTGCCTACCCCAACGCCACCAAGGACGAGCAGGGCCGCCTGCGCGCCGGGGCGGCGACCACGGTGGGTGAAGATGGCTATCACCGTACCGAGCTGCTCATCGATGCGGGTGTCGACCTTGTGGTGGTCGACACGGCTCATGGCCATTCGCGCAAGGTGCTGGACCAGGTGAGCCGCATCAAGCAGCTCTCCAACAAGGTGCAGATTCTGGCGGGCAATGTCGCGACGGCGGAAGGCGCCCGTGCGCTGATCGATGCCGGTGCGGACGCGGTCAAGGTCGGTATCGGGCCTGGGTCAATCTGCACCACGCGCATCGTCGCCGGTGTCGGCGTGCCGCAGCTCACCGCCATTCTTGACGCGGTTGAAGAGGCACAGAAGAGCGACACGCCCGTGATCGCGGATGGCGGCATCAAGTATTCCGGCGACCTCGCCAAGGCTCTGGCCGCCGGTGCCTCCTGCGCGATGATCGGTTCGCTGCTCGCGGGCACGGATGAAAGCCCGGGCGAGGTCTACCTCTATCAGGGACGCTCCTATAAGTCGTATCGCGGTATGGGCTCGGTAGGGGCCATGGCGCGCGGCTCGGCTGATCGCTATTTCCAGGCCGAGGTGAAGGACACGCTGAAGCTCGTGCCGGAAGGCATTGAGGGGCAGGTGCCTTACAAGGGGCCGGTGAACGGCGTGTTGCATCAGCTGGCCGGCGGCCTTCGCGCGGCGATGGGCTATGTCGGTGGCGGCACGCTTGAGGAGTACCGAGAGAAGGCACAGTTCGTGCGCATCTCCGGCGCCTCCTTGCGCGAGAGCCACGTCCACGACGTGATCATCACGCGCGAGAGCCCGAACTATCCCGCGGGGGGCTGAGGCCCCTCGGCGCTGTTCCGGTCCGCCCCTCGAAGAGAGCCCGTACCATGTCGATTCCCGCTATATTGCTTCCGGTTTTCGTGCAGGTCGCGCTCGCCTTCGTTCTCCTGATCCATCTGGGCGCCGTGCGCGCCTCGGCAATTCGGGCCGGGGGGGTGGATGAGAAGCGCGTGGTTCTCGACGACACGGGGTGGCCGGTCAATGTGAGGCAGGTAAGCAATTGCCTGCGCAATCAGTTCGAATTCCCGGTGCTGTTTTATGCACTGGTGGCATTTGCGCTGATCACGCGGCAGGCGGACCTGCCCTTTGTGGTGCTGTCCTGGATCTTCGTGCTCAGCCGCCTCGTCCATGCGGCGGTGCACGTCACCAGCAATAATGTCCGGTTGCGTTTCCCCGCCTTTGCTCTCGGCGTGCTGGCGCTGCTCATCATGTGGATGCTGTTCGCCATCGGCATCCTGTTCTCGCCGGTCATGCCGTGAAGGAAAAACTGTGACACCCACCGCCCGCATCTCCGCAGCCATCGAGGTTGTCGCCAGCATTCTTGCCGACCGCCGGCCTGCCGCGGAAGTGCTGACCGAATGGGGGCGGGGCCATCGCTTCGCGGGTTCGGGTGACCGCGCGGCACTGTCCTCGCTGGTCTATGACACGCTGCGCCGGCGGGCCTCGTCGGCCTGGCTGATGGCCGAGGAAACGCCGCGCGCGCTCGTGCTCGGCATGCTCAAGCTTGGCCGTGGGCTCGATGCCCAAGCCATTGGCCAGCTGTGCGACGGCAGTCGCTTCGCGCCGGCCCCGCTGTCCGATGCCGAAGCTGCCCGCCTTGGCAATGCCACGCTGGAGGATGCTCCCGCCCATGTGCGCGGCGACTATCCCGAATGGCTCGACGCCTCCCTCGCCGCCGTGTTCGGCGAAGGACGGGCGCAGGAGGGAGCTGCGCTGGCCGACCGCGCGCCTCTCGACCTCCGGGTGAACACGCTCAAGGCGGACGTTGCCAAGGCGATGCAGCAGCTTGATCACCTCGCGCCGATACACGGCGTATGGTCTCCCCTCGCGCTGCGGATCGCCCCGAATGCCGATGGCAAGGCGCCGCCGCTGACGTCGGAGCCGGCCTATCTGAAGGGCATGGTGGAAATTCAGGACGAAGGCTCGCAACTCGCCGCGATCCTCTCCGCCCCGGCGCGCGGCGCCCAGGTGCTTGACCTGTGCGCGGGAGGCGGCGGCAAGACCCTGGCTCTTGCCGCGCTGATGGACAATGCCGGTCAGCTTTATGCCTATGACGACGATCTACGTCGCCTCGCGCCGATCCACGAGCGGATCCAGCGCGCGGGGGCGCACAACGTCCAGGTCCGTTCGCCGAAGGGGAAGGGCAGGGCGGGCGTCGACGTGCTTGAGGATCTCACCGGCCGCATGGATCTCGTCCTCATCGACGCGCCCTGCACCGGCACCGGAACATGGCGGCGGAACCCCGACGCCAAGTGGCGGATGCGCCCCGGTGCGCTTGCCGAGCGGATGAAGGACCAGGCCGAGATTCTCGAAGCGGCGGAACGCTTCGTAAAGCCCGGCGGGCGGCTTGCCTACATCACCTGTTCGCTTCTTGACGAGGAGAATGTCGGGCAGGTGCGTGCGTTCCTCGACCGCCATGCCGATTTTCATGTCATCCCGCCGGTCGATGTTGTGCTCGCACTCGGCGAACGCGGCATTGCCCTTCGCGAGGCGGCGCTGGAGCGGCCCGAGGGCCTGCTGTTGACGCCGCTGCGCACCGGTACCGACGGCTTCTTCGTCAGCATCATGGTGCGCGACGCCTGAGCCTTGTATGAACCCACACATCGCCCGATCTGCCCGCGAGATAGAGCCGAACATGATCCCCACCGATGCCGCCCCTAATCACGACACGATCCTCATCATCGATTTTGGTTCGCAGGTGACGCAGCTGATCGCACGGCGGGTCCGGGAAGCAGGGGTCTACTGTGAGATCCATCCCTTCCAGAGCGCGGCCGAAGCCTTCGAGAAGCTGAAGCCGAAGGGAGTTATCCTCTCCGGTGGCCCGGCTTCGGTGACGACGGAAGGAAGCCCGCGCGCCCCGCAGGCGGTGTTTGAATCCGGCGTTCCCATTCTCGCCATCTGCTATGGCCAGCAGACCGCGGCACTGCAGCTGGGTGGGGTGGTCGAGGGCGGACATGCCGCCGAATTCGGCCGCGCGGACATCGAGATCAAGCATCCCAGCCCCCTGTTTGAGGGGTTCTGGGAGGTGGGCCAGCGCTATCCGGTATGGATGAGCCATGGCGACCGCGTGACGGTTTTACCCGAAGGCTTTGTGGTCGCCGGCACGTCCGAGAATGCCCCGTTCGCCATTGCCCTCAATGAAGAGCGGCGCATCTACACGACCATGTTCCATCCCGAAGTGGTGCACACGCCTGACGGCGGCAAATTGCTCGCCAACTTCGTGCACAACATTGTCGGGCTCAAATCCGACTGGAGCATGAAGGCCTATCGCGAGGAGGCCATCCGCCGCATCCGCGAGC comes from the Ancylobacter pratisalsi genome and includes:
- a CDS encoding RlmE family RNA methyltransferase, translating into MIDKPEASKGGESRPLKVRLKKARSLSSSSQKWLQRQLNDPYVARAKREGWRSRAAFKLIEIDDKMKFLKPGARVVDLGAAPGGWSQVAAKRIKAEDGGGHVVAIDLLEIDPVTGVDFVQMDFLADDAPDRLKEMLGGEADVVMSDMAANTTGHRATDHLRIVGLVELAIDFAGQVLAPGGAFVAKVFQGGTEGSLLAELKRNFATVKHVKPQASRADSAELYVVAMGFRGRSSVSGDDLDA
- the guaB gene encoding IMP dehydrogenase, whose product is MSVRDGLAREALTFDDVLLKPGLSDVMPGEVDISSRVTRTISLNLPILSSAMDTVTEGRLAIAMAQAGGLGIIHRNLEPEVQAEHVRMVKKFESGMVVNPVTIHPDQKLADALALMKAHGISGIPVVERGANGRNGKLVGILTNRDVRFATNPAQPVSELMTKDRLVTVHESVEQGEAKRLLHQFRIEKLLVVDNEQRCVGLITVKDMEKAVAYPNATKDEQGRLRAGAATTVGEDGYHRTELLIDAGVDLVVVDTAHGHSRKVLDQVSRIKQLSNKVQILAGNVATAEGARALIDAGADAVKVGIGPGSICTTRIVAGVGVPQLTAILDAVEEAQKSDTPVIADGGIKYSGDLAKALAAGASCAMIGSLLAGTDESPGEVYLYQGRSYKSYRGMGSVGAMARGSADRYFQAEVKDTLKLVPEGIEGQVPYKGPVNGVLHQLAGGLRAAMGYVGGGTLEEYREKAQFVRISGASLRESHVHDVIITRESPNYPAGG
- a CDS encoding MFS transporter, with amino-acid sequence MRPERLVPLIVACALFMEQLDSTVIATSLPAIAADMHEDPIALKLALTSYLLSLAVFIPASGWFADRFGSRTVFRAAIIVFTAGSILCGLAHSLPDFVLFRIIQGMGGAMMVPVGRLVILRTVPKEGIVSALAWLTVPALLGPVVGPPIGGFITTYFDWRLIFFLNIPIGLLGITLATRFIPDIREDDVGAFDFHGMALSGVGLAGLIFGFALLGQHAVAWWIALSVIAVGAVAMFFYVRHARGTPRPILDLTLLKVPTFFAGVIGASLFRVGIGAIPFLLPLMLQLGFGLTPFASGMITFASALGAMTMKFTAAPIIRMFGFRRVLVVNCFIAAAFVASSALFRPGMPYALMVGVLLLGGFFRSLQFTSTNALSYADISNEAMSRATSFASVAQQVAISTGVAVGALVLDGMRSWRGDGAIQVEDFSVAFAIVGLIAMCSAFFFMRLPADAGAALARRREKPSAPAEPPGEMGSAA
- a CDS encoding RsmB/NOP family class I SAM-dependent RNA methyltransferase, with product MTPTARISAAIEVVASILADRRPAAEVLTEWGRGHRFAGSGDRAALSSLVYDTLRRRASSAWLMAEETPRALVLGMLKLGRGLDAQAIGQLCDGSRFAPAPLSDAEAARLGNATLEDAPAHVRGDYPEWLDASLAAVFGEGRAQEGAALADRAPLDLRVNTLKADVAKAMQQLDHLAPIHGVWSPLALRIAPNADGKAPPLTSEPAYLKGMVEIQDEGSQLAAILSAPARGAQVLDLCAGGGGKTLALAALMDNAGQLYAYDDDLRRLAPIHERIQRAGAHNVQVRSPKGKGRAGVDVLEDLTGRMDLVLIDAPCTGTGTWRRNPDAKWRMRPGALAERMKDQAEILEAAERFVKPGGRLAYITCSLLDEENVGQVRAFLDRHADFHVIPPVDVVLALGERGIALREAALERPEGLLLTPLRTGTDGFFVSIMVRDA
- a CDS encoding MAPEG family protein yields the protein MSIPAILLPVFVQVALAFVLLIHLGAVRASAIRAGGVDEKRVVLDDTGWPVNVRQVSNCLRNQFEFPVLFYALVAFALITRQADLPFVVLSWIFVLSRLVHAAVHVTSNNVRLRFPAFALGVLALLIMWMLFAIGILFSPVMP